One Bacteroidota bacterium genomic window, GATTCCACCCGCATGGATCCCTATTATCAGGGTTGCGACCACAGTGCTTTTTCGTTTCTGCCTGTATGTGCTTGTGGCAAAACCTATTTTAGCAGTTGTGTGGCCGAGCGTCAATATGGTGTATACGCTACAATATGGCAGGATGGTGTATGCGATAATTTTGCTTACTTCTTTTATCCCAATCCACTATTTCCTAACGGAACTATTTTTAAATTATTTATCAAGTTCAAACAAATAGAAAACAATACAGCCACCTTTTATGTGATGGATGTTTTTGGCCGCATACGTTATAGGTTTTATATACAAACCCCAGCCCAACAAGAAGTATATGACTTGCCCGATTTATCGTACCTAGAAAGTGGAATGTACCTTACCATTGTGAACAGAAATAATGAAGAAAAATTTCAGAAACTGGTGATAGCTGGCTCGCAGTAAAGATGCAACCCACTAGTCTTTTTCTACGTTATATAGTGTAAGCGTCTTATTTTTGCAAATTCTAAATGAAGTATATCTATCTTTTATCCCTAGCTATTTTATTATATAGTGGCTGTGCCAAAAAGGCCACAGTGCCTTCTTACGTGCATGTGGAACCTTTTATAGTTACTACCGATGGAGCTACACAGGGAAGCAGTGCTTCAAATATTACCGATGTGTGGTTATATGCCAACGGGCAATTACAAGGCATATATGAATTGCCGTGTGCTGTTCCTGTTATAGAAAATGGGAGTGTGAAAGTCGCATTTCGCCCAGGGATAAAAAAAAATGGAACTGCTAACGAAAGGACCTATTACCCCTTTTATACCTATGTGGATACGGTGCTGCAATTGGAAGCGACCAAAACAACTACTTTCACACCACAGATAACTTATATTCCAAACCTTACTTATACTTGGCTCGAAAATTTTGAAACTTCTAATA contains:
- a CDS encoding T9SS type A sorting domain-containing protein, with amino-acid sequence MLSHRIILYISLLLAPIAACSQSTPGCVDSTRMDPYYQGCDHSAFSFLPVCACGKTYFSSCVAERQYGVYATIWQDGVCDNFAYFFYPNPLFPNGTIFKLFIKFKQIENNTATFYVMDVFGRIRYRFYIQTPAQQEVYDLPDLSYLESGMYLTIVNRNNEEKFQKLVIAGSQ